TTAGTGAGGGTTTGTTGAAGTTGATGAAGAAGAACGCAATACTAATAAATACTTCTAGAGGAGCCGTAGTAGACACTAAAGCACTAATAAAAGCATTAAATGAAGGATGGATAGCAGGAGCAGGACTAGACGTATACGAAGAAGAACCACTACCACCAAACCACCCACTAACACAACTTGACAACGTTGTTTTAACGCCACACATAGGCGCCTCAACAGAAGAAGCTCAAGAAAGGGCCGGTATAGACGCTGTTAAGAAAATTCTGGAGTTAATCAAGGAACTCAAGTAAGTTAACGACAGTAGCAAGGTGGTTATTTATTGTCATCAGTAGAGAAAGTCCGCGTGAAGATACCTAAATATGATATACCTGCTGTCAGGCTAAAGTACGTGTTGCTTGACGCGGACATTCTATTGCCTCATGAAGAGATAGTCACAGAAAGATTAAGTGATATAATTAGGAATATAGAAGAACATGACGCTCTTGACATGCCCATAATAGTAGCGCCTATACCAGGCAGTAGCAAGTATCTCATAGTAGACGGGCATCACAGGTGGGCAGCCCTCATAAAGTTAGGGTGTAGGAAAATACCTTCAGTAATTGTAGATTATTTTGATCCTAAAATTAAAGTCTTTACTTGGTACCCTGCTTTTTCCGGAGAACCTGAGTTGCTTCTCAGCAGATTGCGTGAGTTAATGCTAGATATTAAGAAGTGTGATTTGAGTGTTGACTTAGTCACTGATGAAGACTTAATTAACAAGGCCTTCTTAATATTTGATAAGAGTGGCGGGTGCGTGTCTATAGAGGGGGATGTCGAAGTTCAGAGGCGTGTACTGAGGGTACTTGATGAACTCACTGTAAAGGATTTAATAAGACTTACTTGGTATGGCCTGCTTTCAGACGCTTCAGAAGATCTACGCAAAAGTGAAATAGATTGCGTGCTAGTGAGGAGAGCTTTCAGCAAGTCTGAGATAATGGAGTACGTTAGTAAAGGCGGTATATACCCGCCTAAGACTACTAGACATTTACTCCCCTTCACTCCTATTAAAGACTATATTAAACTCGAAGTAATGTGTACTTAGTTTTAGTAGTTTCTTGTTCTAGTCTGTCAATGAATCTTAGCCTCTTTGCTGGGTCTGGGTGAGTCGAGAATATCTCTAGAGGAGATATCTTTTTCTGGGATTTGATCCACTCAACTACTTCGTCAATGTCGTAAGTTCTTATAGATCCTATGCCTAATTCAGGGTCTGATATAAGTAGTGCCTTAAGTTTAGTGGCGCTACTAATGTCTCTGGCCCTGGACCTGCTTACGGCTCCTGACATTACGAGGATCCTTGCGAGAGCTCTCTGGAGGTTTCTGCCGCCTTCAGACAACGTGAGTACTGAGTTGGAGTCAGCGTAGTATTCTCTGAGTCTGCTTATATAGAGGACTATCAGGTTACTCAGGAAAGATATGATTATTAGAACCATTCCTACCAAGAAAGCAAGCACTGGCGTTGACCTACTATCTCTACTACGTCCCGAGCTGAAAAAGCCTGAATACATGAGTATCCTGCCAAGCCAGTAAATCAGAGCTGGCAAGATACTTATAATCA
The Zestosphaera sp. DNA segment above includes these coding regions:
- the htpX gene encoding zinc metalloprotease HtpX — translated: MASLIKLKLSMLGSIALVIGVTTLIISAILSLFFYGVDAVTLLTFILIFVVGIHFIQWLISPWIIEALYKVKPVSSTGDLWVAEMVERVAKASGLKKVPKAMISYLGIPNAFAYGNFLSGYKVAVTRGLIENLPREEVEAVVAHEIGHIKHRDVEVMMIISILPALIYWLGRILMYSGFFSSGRSRDSRSTPVLAFLVGMVLIIISFLSNLIVLYISRLREYYADSNSVLTLSEGGRNLQRALARILVMSGAVSRSRARDISSATKLKALLISDPELGIGSIRTYDIDEVVEWIKSQKKISPLEIFSTHPDPAKRLRFIDRLEQETTKTKYTLLRV
- a CDS encoding DUF5603 domain-containing protein; amino-acid sequence: MSSVEKVRVKIPKYDIPAVRLKYVLLDADILLPHEEIVTERLSDIIRNIEEHDALDMPIIVAPIPGSSKYLIVDGHHRWAALIKLGCRKIPSVIVDYFDPKIKVFTWYPAFSGEPELLLSRLRELMLDIKKCDLSVDLVTDEDLINKAFLIFDKSGGCVSIEGDVEVQRRVLRVLDELTVKDLIRLTWYGLLSDASEDLRKSEIDCVLVRRAFSKSEIMEYVSKGGIYPPKTTRHLLPFTPIKDYIKLEVMCT